The DNA window GACAACTTTTTTACAAAGGAAGAATTCCTCAAGATTCTGCCTTTAAAAGGACGAACAAGAGGAAATGATATCtccaattttcaaaaaatatatgaaagaaaataatttttcactaatTGCTAAACAAAAGTTTACCGCAATTACAAACGTCGGAGCTCTAGCAATGATAGAACCAAAACAAAGATTTATCACGTTATGTAAACAACATAGTTCCAAAATTTACGTCATATCGCTGCATAATTCAGcatgaaatgttatgtaatacCTTTTCAACATGTCATACAAATAGTGACGAACATTAATTCGATAAGAGCTGCATCAATGCAACactgattatttaaattactcttGCAAGAAGAGAACGTCGAACTTAATGATCTTACTCACACGGAAGTGCGATAGCTAAGTAGAGGAAAAGGACTCGAAAGGTTTTAGATTTATTGACTGAAGTGAAGAAACTTCTAATATCGAGGGATGAATCTTGCCCACAGTTAGAAGacaaaatatgattatttaatcTTGGCTTTCTCATCGATTTGAGAGAGAAAACttaacgaattaaatttaagattACAGGACAGAAGTCACTACATCGCTCAAGTGATAAGTGGAATAAATTCattcaaaaagaaattgttacttTGAAATTCGCATTTTCTGAGAAATAATTAGTCCATTTTCCAAATTTGGAAATggacaaaatgaaataatgttattttgCATAACATTTGGGCATACTTATGGAAGGATTTAGCGTTAGATTCCAAAAGTTCTCTGAATTGGTTTCATTTatgacattttttataaatcttttcaCCTCTACAAACGAGGATGTATCTACTAAATTGATGGCTTATTTCCAAATTAATAGCTCGAGAAActtggaattaaaaattataaatataaaaagtgatATATTAAGTTCACATcggaataatgaaattttctggAATTTAGTTGATAACAATAACTAtcctttaataaaaaaaatgtgcTCTTGAAATACATTCGCATTGTGGTTCGACATATTCGTGTGAatctcttttttcaaatatgaaGTATTTGAAATCCAAATATAGATTACGACTCAGTGATCCTCATTTAGATCGCTACCTATGAACTGGAAATACCACTTACGTACCAGATTATAGTAAGTTAGCTGAAGATACGCGATGTCAAATATcgctttaatatctttttttctttggtatATGAGTTTGaggatagaattttatattttgcaataataaacGTATGTATAAAAGttcgtttaaaatagaaaacactcaatgtattttaatgttataaatttttcctcATCAAAATGAATGTAAAGTACTCTgtgtcataaaattaattattcggaataatatttatagtgAAAAGGTTGCAGATCACTGCTATACATTATAGTGGGTAcagaagaaaagggaaattaGAAGGTCCTGTTACGAAAGATGGGGGCTTCTCGTTGTCTGGAATCAACCGCGACGACCGTGTCATGGAATTCGGGTGTTTTGGGCATGGAAGCAGAAAGTAATACTCCTTTTCAGTAATTTGGTGGCCTTGATCCTTATAGTTATTGTATCAGACAGTTAGGTGTCAATCCTTCGAGCGATATATCTGTTATTACGCATACAAATGTAACAAGGGTGAATACATAATCTTTGTGCGATAATGTcattattatgaaattgtatttcgATTTACGAAGTTagcttcaaatatatttactacCGCGTACATTGAACTActgattattaaattacactgTATTATGGATAAATAGCACAATGGAGATAAGTGAAGAAGGTGCAACTATGTATATTGTGAATACGTAGAATTTTCTGGATACATTTACTATGTACATCTTAGGATTGTCTAATTAACACGCTGATCATCCATCAATATCGAATGTGTTTCCTATTGGCCAATGTTTACGTATCACTGTACGAAATTCCAATTACGCAGTACGAGATTCGAGTTACGTCGATCAAAGTCTGTATTTCAAAACATTATTGATAtgcagaaaatattgtttgcaGTTTACTGGCAATTTAAACTCACACTCAACGGCAGTATTATTTATCTCGAACAGTATAGTGCTTGTAGTTGTGTTGATTATGAGGTCCGTGAAATCTAAAAGGAACGTGATTGCAAGTGAGGCGAGCAGTGGTGGGAATGAATTTATTCATTCGAGGCGTAGAGGAATATATAGGATTTTATCAAGTTGTAATTGCGAAAATGATAacgaaatagaatataatggACATTGTAACAATATAAGGACATGTTGCAAGAGCTAGTTTTGGAGGAGGAAATGGAAATCAGAAATGACGATCATCCTCGACTGGACAGCATTGAATGGAAAGCGTTTTCCAGGGAACAAAAGTCTTTTGCTTCCACTtgcaaaaattgaatttgcCAAAAGAATTATCTAGTGATGTTTGCCCAGTAGATGTTCTGCCCTGTTCATAAATGACAAAGTAGGAAGTTTCAACGTAAATTGCGAAAGGGATTATCCATTCCCTCCAATGGTTACAGTTTGTCGTGACCGCAGGTAGCTAAGGTAGGCTTCTGAGGAGCACTTCAAGTTGGTGGGGCCTGGTAAACACTGGTTTGCTAGTGGCCAATGGAGCAATGGCTATCCAAaatccttttcctccttccCTACTTTTTTCATACCTATCCTTGAACACGGATGTACGATTCTTGGCGTGAACACCGACTTTTTAGGAAGACGACGTAGGCTTCAAAACCCACCTTTCCGAGTAGGAAAATGGGGTGATGATGTGGGCTAAACACCTACATGACGCGGGTTTTCCGACCGGCAGTTTTTGCGGGTCAATAACCTGCCGGACTTGCGTCAGCTCCTGCTTGGAAATAGACATGACAGTGTCTCGGCTGCCAGGTCGCAAGGATATATCTCTTACTAGGAGTAGTGATCGGTGCTCCTCCTGTCTTATTCCTTTATTCCGATCCCATTCCTTTCCAATCGAGTAACCCACTTGAGTATGGCACGGGATATGTCGCGCTCGAGTGGACTTCGATGGTGGTGGTAGGCGTGTACGTCTCACCCAACAGTTACATGGCTGCGTTCGAGGAGTTCTTAGATGCAATTGCGATGCCCATCCCTCCAGGTGCTCGTCCTGGAGAATTTAAATGCACTCCTTTTGCATTGTGAGAATCCTTGCACATACGTTATTGGCCGGACACTGTCGGATTAGGCACCGTGCCGCCGACTTCTGCCGGTAAACAGGGACTCAATCAGCACATTTGTGACACGGAGGGGGTGTTTCGTTAAGGACATCACATAAGACACCCCTAACGTGTTTCGACGGGTCTCAGGCTGAAGAGTAGCCGAAGATCCCTCTTGGACCACGTCTATATATTTATGGATGTGGAAGTTGTATCCGTGTCTAAAACAACGTCCGCAGGGAATGGTTGCAGTACTCGGGGAACGGAGAGTTTGCTGGGCATAAACACATAGCAGCTGAAGGAGAGAAACCGCAATTTGCTTCAGGCGGCCGTTACGGCGTTTCGGCGAGCTGGTTGTGGCCTGTACGGCAATGCGCAGGCTAGGCTTCAATGTCTTCCCGCCAAGTCTGAGGCCATTTGGATTTACGATAAATGTTGGAGGGGGACTCTTTCGCCCGGCCTGTGCATAAATATAGCTGGGGAGGCTGTCGAGATGGGGTCTCAGATGAAATATCTGGGACTCATTATGAACAGCCAATGGCTGTTTGGTCTGTATTTCGAGCTCCTAGCCTCCAAAGTGGTAGCGGTTGCCAATGCTTTATGCGGTATGCTACCGTACATTGGCGGGGTTGGAGTGGAGTGCGTCAACTGTACGAGGAGGTTATCCAATCCCGGGTCCTGTATGAAGCCCGACATTACATTTGTTTATTAGAGAGATATTTCAGTTTCCAAACAATTGACGTTGATATTCTATGACAATTATCTTCATTATCGCTTAGTGGTCGTTCATTGTGAAAGTAAATGACTGCGTTTACGATACCTAATATTCAACATGACGATTGTAAGTGCATCactaataaattgataaaactttaaaataactttgcttaactttaaacgaaataaactaCATGAATGAAACAATTACAGATTATGAATGGTGGAATAATTGTAGCATATCTCGCCCaataactttataaataataatgaaaattatataatacaagaCAAAGGTAAGCaacagataaatattttcgtcaatattaaatgaaaaatgtgtaaagctactttttttattatagcaaAGGAAATGCAATATGTTTGTTTTCCTTTCAATGGCAAACTGTTATAAAAGACGGGTATCAGGTTTaagaattacatattatttcgctttttccaaaaaaaatattagaaagtcGACCATAATAGAGCACTTCTAATAAGAAGATCCCCAACATACAgaagagaatattttcaattttataatattattagttagaGCTCCCACACATGCAACGAGTTTTCCTGTTGCTCGTGTCCTCtaccttcctctttctttcgtccGCGTTTGACTCAGGAACAGAAAATTGATGTAGctcgatatttctttataattggtactttattataattatacttacctttatattaattatacttacCTGAAGTGTaattacaatgtaattttattttatttaaaattgcattCAACTGCCAGAGTTATTAgcaaattacaataaaatcgTTCACATTCTTACGAATATTAAGgccttttttctatttcgtttggtaatttttacatttaacgtattaaacattttcttctaaattagTTAATGGTCACTTTTCGAAAATTGACCGCTATTATCTAATCTGATCTGATCGTTCTGCTGTAAATACAtcgaatgttaaaaataagaaacgagaaaaggaATTGAAATACAGCAAGATACAGAATTTATATTCAGACAGAccagtttaaaaaaaatgtaaattaatttaagtcTCGAACTGCAGTGCTTTGGTCCGTTTGGACTACTTAGCAAACGACGGAACTTGTTTATGTTAGAACGATAAGAAGTCAGAGTTCCAAAACAATCCAAACGATAGATTTAACATCAGCATTCGGCAGCTCATAGATGGTTTGCAATGTTTGATGGTAGTGGTAGCGTACACGTTACACTGTTGCCATTCTGAATATCCTCATGAGCGTGGGTTCTGAGTTCAGGCTAATCCTGTATAGTTACCAATGCTACCGTAGGTCCGCGTAGGATCAAACTATAACGCATTCCGATTTTTGCTCCTGTATCTGACAGGGCTACTCAATACGCGCGAAGAACGAACATAGGAGGGGATTGGCGGAGACAGTTTCGTATGGATGGAGAAAGCAGCTGGAGCACCGTCTCGAGGAAAGGTAAGTGAATTTATGAATGCCCGCAAAACGTACAACATTGCTACGAAAGTAGAGTACCATCCACGTGAGTGATGTACCTCTGCTGAGTGATAACATGAACGTGTTTCAAGGTCAAAGAATCATCGCAGAAACGAAATCTAATGAGGAGAAACTCGAGACGAACCTTGAAGCTGCGGGAAGTGGTCGTTCGGTATATATCGTCGGTTTCCACGTGAGGTTTCTTTCGTCGATGCGTTCTTATCAGCCTACGGGTGCGTGCGTTGAAAGACTGTTCCTTTGATTGCGTAGAAAGAACCCGTTTCCCATGAAACTTGCGCACGTGGCACATCGGCGTACAGAAGTGCTATTCAGCATATAGGAGAGCAAAGTGCACTAGCAAACGAAGTAGAGCTGTTGATTATAAGATACTGTTGATTATACACGGATATGCgagtaaacaaaaattacacgTTCTACCTTGATATTTTATGACCCGAATTGTACCTAACTGATCCCAACTGAACCTAACTGAGCTGAATTGAacggaatttatattttcatcacTTTCGACTGTTCTCGATTTACATTTTCGCTTTGCAGGGAATTATTAAAAGTGATGGCATGGATATTACACtcagttattttattttatagacgTATTTGCAGCGATGAAACAGGAAActatgattatttaattagagCTATTTCTTAATGtagtaatgtaatgtaataacgtggagaaatcctcacgGACGCCCTGCCGCCCTCTGGGAGGCAACGGGGTAGTGTCGGACTCAAACCGACTAAACCTCGGCCACTCTCCGATCCAATGCTCGTCGGAAGGCACCGGAGTAGCCTAAGTGATGTCGACCACGGACGCTGGTGCTCGCCGAGCCCCTGTTAACTAGTGGAAGTCCGAGTCCTACGGTCCAGTTGGACAACATCCTCCCGCGTGTGTCCATTCTGGGGTTGCCCTATTGCGAAGAGTGGGCGTTGAAGTCCACCAAGACGAGCACCTGGCGGGGAAGGTAACTCCTATCTCTAACTCCGACCAGAAAGTTCCCAAACGCGGCCAGAGCGCTGTTAGGGGATACGAAAATGCCCACCAATACCGTTCCAGCCCACTCGAGGGCGACATAGCCGCAGCCACGATTGAGCAGGACGCCAGTTATCGAGTCATTCAGATCTCTGACTCAGTCGGGGACATCGGGAATACGATACGGTTCAGCCACCACCGCCAAGGTGACCCCGATCTCCTGGATGGTCTGGAAGAACAGATCTTGCGCCCGTCTCGACCGTCCCGGTTAGTCTGGAGAAGGCGCTTGAATTCACTGCGCCAGATCCATGGCCTCCTCCCGGTCATCTACCGCTCCTCTGGTACCTCCTTCGGCGCACGCTGGATCCGCTATGCTCTTCTTCGTAGCAAAGTCACGAGTTGATGGCACCCtcctgtttttcttcttcggcGGGCAGCACGCAGTTTCTCCCATGCGGTGGGCCACAGGTGCCCCGAGCGACTCGCAGAGGGAGCACTTGGGTATCAAAGCAGGGCAGCCTCTGGAACGATGACCAGCTTCGCCACACCTATAGCATAAGTGTGACCGGTCTACCGTCGATACGCACATCGCCCTGACGTTTCCCAGCTCCAAACATTTAAAGCACTGCAAGGGCCTCTTGGCGATGGCTTCGACCCTTGCAACCATCCCAGTGGAACCTTTCCTGCCTGGGCGAACTTCCTCGCTCCGACTAGTGGGCAACGTACCCAGGCCGAGTCGAGACCGTTTCTGGAGGTTCCGATCTCTCCGACCTGCACCTGCGCGCTGTCGCATCCCGCAGCCAACGCCAAGGCTCTTCTTTGGCGACGGACACGTCTATCCCGACCACACGCAGCTCCGTCATTCTGGCTGGAGCCGCGACTCCGACCGTGGCTGGGTCCCAGATCTGCGCCAGACGCATCGTCAGCGTGGATGCCTTCTTCCGGTCTTTATCACCGGAGACCTCCAAGATGATAGCGCCGGTCATGGCCTTACGCGTCTTAACCGCCTCGATGTCAACTTCTGCCGGCGGGATTTTCCCTCTTGCCGTCGGCAGCACCTCCGCGTATGACGTCATCGTCCCCTCGCTCAGAGTCAGGGTCACCGCAGATGATCGCGGTGAGCGAGGGAGCACAGCCTTCTTTAGCGCTTGCACCGGCACACCTTTCGGGTTTTTCGCCGAGGTCCCCGTCGATGCGGCAGCCCTGGGTTTCGGGATGCCCTTTGTCCTCCACCCAGACTGAGCGTCTGTTGCGGGTGAAGTCGTATAGACTTCGCTCCCCACCGCGCTCTCTGTGACTTTCTtcatcttttccttcttctttttcttcttctttggcTCGACCACCTTCCACTCTTCACCCTAATGGTAATTGGATGGTGCTGGTGGTGTATTACTTACCTCCGAGGCGCTCTTCAATGGCTCTTATTATGGAGGATTCAAGCTCTTCAATCCTCTTCTCCAGGGCAGTGAGATGTGCGTTCTCGCTCTGTCCGTTTCTCGAGGGCCTCGTTTTCTTCCTCGAGCACCGACGGCCTTGCTTCCACGAGCCTGGCGGTCTGGGTGCCGCAGGTGGGTCCAATGCTCCTGGACTCCATCGTTCCGGCGGCAAGAGAGGATGCCACCTCCTTAAGGATCTTGATGTTAAGGATGATGAAGGGAAACTACATCCCTTAAGTTTGGACGATGTAGTCGCCGCCCTAATTATCTCCTCAACCCTCCTGATCATCTCAGCACCGGTATCAACAGCCGTAGCAATCCTTAGCTCACGCACGAGATCCTCGAGTATGTCCGGAGTAGTGCAAGTCACCTTCCGGTTTTTGCCCCTGGACCGCCCAGATGCTACAGACAGATTCGACTTCAACGAGGCTAACGATTCCTCATCATCGGACCTCATGCGGGCCCTCCAGTATCCTTCTCAGGAAGATGGCCTGGCGTCCGAGACCATGGAGGGAGCCAAAAATATACCCTCTGGCCCGTCCGCCGATCTCGATAACCTCCTCGCCTCGCCAAGCGCAGAAACCGATCCGGGAGCCTGACGGTCCACCTCCGAATGGCCGTGGTCGTAAGATGACGATACAGCGGGATCCATTTGACTACCCACAACTGCGCCGGTACTAGGGCCTCCCCTCCCTGTACTGTAAACTTTATCACCTTTCTTTTTGTCCATCATAATATATAGATCAATTGATCGCCAAAGTCGTTACCAGTGATTTCCGTCCAAGTGCCACTCACTCTTTCGCACCCTCCCCCGTCAATACCGGTGCAGGGTGACGAGGAGCCCCACTAGAAGATGAGGTGAGTGGTCTTGGCAGGTATGGGCCCACCAACTTCTCCGAGATTCTCCGCACCGGATTGGCAAGCTGACGAGGGCGAAAGGTACTGACCAGCCGCCACCCAGCCATAGGAGAATATCAGATCCCCCGAGGTTTCCCAGGGTGTGGTCCTATGCCCTGAGAACCCATACCCTCCTCGTGCTCGCCTGTGACTAACTACAACTAAGTCGCAACTGACTTTATCCACTAAAACATGCTTTTGTCACAGTTTTCGTATTCCTACCACACGCACCTGTTCCGCAGCCATCCATGACCAGAGATGGTCACGTATACCTTTTCCAAGTAACTACTTTTCTGAAGAACTGCGAACTGTTAGAAAAGAGATGCGTATACATCTGTATTGCACGAGCGAggaatgaaagagagaaagccAAAAGGAAAACGCCATGAGAAGAGCGCATCGAGTGTGTGTTGAATGATTGAATCtgcaataaaacaaattaattcctGTTTGAAGTGTATAAGAGAATAGAGCGGTGTACGTTAATACTTCAAGTTATTCagttacatataaattttatatttaataaaatattatatattattgcttTAACAATATCCGTGCGCCACATGACCACTTCCACTTTCTATCTGTACTGTAGTTCATCTGGTCTttcttaacacgttgattgcCACGTCTGTTTTCACAAAAATCTTtgtcaggccacgcgtgcagcagtaccaagcgttctctgctcggtgctcccatcgatattttcgtaATGCGGGTTGCTTAACTGGTggtcttacctctcgtttcttttgtttccattccttcgcatttgtttctcatttctccactttctacaaaatcagtttgaatcttggctgagcaacgaacggtataacttaaaatctctgccctaattcgttacaatgtcgaaaagaaaaattgaaaacttatttcttagtgagtcagatagcagtgaaaagGAAAGCTTATACGAGGCTTACACAAATTCGGATAGTAGCGATGAGGAAGAAATCAGATTTCctagaaatggaaatatgaaTAGAATTATAACGTCTGATTCTGACTCGGATATGGATAAGTGCAATCGTAGTGGTACTGAATGTAATGAAGATACTATTAACCACATTTTACAAGAATAGGTCATtgaggaagaaggaagaactGATAATACCGAGGAAAGTACAATACAATTTAGTGAATGGAGTGAATTTAGTGGTCGGCAGAAGTCgtcagaagaagaagaattttcttttcccgAGACAGGTGGCCTCATTAGGCAATTACCTGGAGATGTCAATCCATATGATGTGTTTGAGTTTTTCGTTGatgatgaaataataaacttacTTGTATCAGAAACAAATAGATATGCGGaacaaagttaaataaatctgaGCTAACACCATGTTCACGGATGCATAAGTGGATACCAATcctgaagaaataaaaaaattcttaggATTGATCTTATATATGGGAATTGTAAAAGTAAACCTCATAGCTAATTATTGATCGAAAGACCCATtgcataattttcaattaccgCGTACTATTATGTCATGAAACAGATTCGAATTACTATTGAGTAACTTTCATTTTGCCCATAATACGTCGATTGCCCGTAATGTTCGACTTGGAAAAATACGTCCACTTTTCGACAAACTGGAAAGGTagtatcaaaaaatattcacGCCTGGAGAACACATTGATAAAACGTTGATTCTATGGCGCGGAAGACTCATCTTCAAACAATATATACCAAATAAAGCACACAAATACGGGgtcaaattattcaaattatgcTCAAGCACGGGATATACATGGGCAATGAAAATTTACTCTGGTAGATCGACTGACAGTGTTAGAGAAACAGGATTGGCACACAATGTATGTCCACAGCTTGCAGAGAAACTTTTCTACTAAGGACGAACATTATACATTG is part of the Bombus pyrosoma isolate SC7728 linkage group LG13, ASM1482585v1, whole genome shotgun sequence genome and encodes:
- the LOC122574352 gene encoding LOW QUALITY PROTEIN: piggyBac transposable element-derived protein 1-like (The sequence of the model RefSeq protein was modified relative to this genomic sequence to represent the inferred CDS: substituted 1 base at 1 genomic stop codon) translates to MSKRKIENLFLSESDSSEKESLYEAYTNSDSSDEEEIRFPRNGNMNRIITSDSDSDMDKCNRSGTECNEDTINHILQEXVIEEEGRTDNTEESTIQFSEWSEFSGRQKSSEEEEFSFPETGGLIRQLPGDVNPYDVFEFFVDDEIINLLVSETNRYAEQS